The following are encoded together in the Microcaecilia unicolor chromosome 12, aMicUni1.1, whole genome shotgun sequence genome:
- the LOC115481513 gene encoding corticosteroid 11-beta-dehydrogenase isozyme 1-like: MALLSRKLLIPLLGLVLAVYFYSGGDEFKPELLKGKRTIVTGASTGIGEQMAYHLAQMGSHVLITARTEEKLKKVVAKCLELGAPSAHYIAGSMDDMVFAESVVKKAENLFGGLDMLILNHIGDSYYNFFNGDIKSVRKLMEINFLSYVTMTVAALPMLKDTNGSIVVVSSIAGKIGVPFVVPYSATKFALDGFFSSLRQEFILKDVNVSITLCIISFINTEKALKAVGDVLSYPAAPKEECALEIIKGGVLRQWEMYYKYEHTRIPLLFRDWAPQLLSSFMRSGLNVENLKGSNHSLY, translated from the exons AGCTGCTGAAAGGGAAGCGGACCATTGTCACTGGTGCCAGTACTGGAATTGGTGAGCAGATGGCATATCACCTGGCACAGATGGGTTCCCATGTTCTGATAACAGCACGGACAGAAGAGAAGCTTAAGAAG GTCGTGGCAAAGTGTTTAGAGCTGGGAGCTCCCTCCGCTCACTATATCGCTGGAAGCATGGATGACATGGTCTTTGCTGAGAGCGTGGTAAAGAAGGCTGAAAATCTATTTG GTGGTCTGGACATGCTGATCCTCAACCACATTGGAGATTCTTACTACAATTTCTTTAATGGAGACATTAAATCTGTGCGGAAGCTTATGGAGATTAATTTTCTCAGCTATGTGACCATGACGGTAGCGGCTTTGCCCATGTTGAAAGACACCAACGGGAGCATCGTTGTGGTCTCCTCAATTGCAG GGAAAATTGGAGTTCCATTTGTCGTTCCCTACTCTGCAACCAAGTTTGCCCTGGATGGATTTTTCAGTTCCTTAAGGCAGGAATTTATCCTGAAGGATGTCAATGTTTCCATCACACTCTGCATTATCAGCTTTATCAATACAG AAAAGGCTTTGAAAGCTGTTGGCGACGTGCTCAGCTATCCAGCGGCACCCAAGGAGGAGTGTGCTCTAGAGATCATCAAAGGAGGGGTCCTCCGCCAGTGGGAGATGTACTACAAGTATGAGCACACTAGAATCCCGCTCTTGTTTCGCGACTGGGCTCCACAGCTCCTGTCCTCCTTCATGAGAAGTGGTCTAAATGTGGAAAACCTCAAAGGATCAAATCATAGCTTGtattaa